A window from Glandiceps talaboti chromosome 15, keGlaTala1.1, whole genome shotgun sequence encodes these proteins:
- the LOC144446530 gene encoding pleckstrin homology domain-containing family A member 1-like — protein MPYVDRQNRICGFVDVEDHENSGKFYRRYAMLDQKVSRLWCYMDNPLNLPDGTGPVGAIDLSYVTKVHDASKLRPKIDCCFVINSIERKYYFQANDAQDLVEWIEKLNNACRIIVAPKEEKQTDLRNTFPGEKDKKISYKTEIVGGVVVKTPVRIGDSDSDSSDDATQCHSLPPRLSPSLQSRRSKAGLPIKEGFCVKQGAVMKSWKRRYFILDDHGISYFKNQQDKDPIRSIPIRDIFDCKESSQANTMLRDNLFEVITMNRTFYVQADSPSEMQSWISSICGAIMARRASTATNTRVSTM, from the exons ATGCCGTATGTAGACAGGCAGAATAGAATTTGTGGATTTGTAGACGTTGAGGATCATGAAAATAGTGGCAAGTTTTACAGGCGATACGCTATGTTGGATCAAAAGGTATCACGCCTTTGGTGTTACATGGATAATCCTCTG AATTTACCTGATGGTACTGGGCCTGTAGGAGCTATAGATCTATCTTATGTTACCAAG GTACATGATGCCAGCAAACTAAGGCCGAAGATTGATTGCTGCTTTG tGATTAATTCAATTGAAAGGAAGTATTATTTTCAAGCCAATGATGCCCAAGATTTAGTAGAGTGGATTGAAAAATTAAACAATGCATGTAGAATCATT GTTGCACCAAAGGAAGAAAAACAGACTGATCTTAGGAATACATTTCCTGGAGAAAAAGACAAGAAAATAAGTTACAAAACTGAGATAGTTGGAGGAGTAGTTGTTAAAACACCAGTGAGG ATAGGTGACAGTGACAGCGATAGCAGTGACGATGCTACACAATGTCACTCCCTTCCTCCAAGACTTTCACCATCTCTCCAAAGTAGAAGAAGTAAAGCTGGCTTACCAATCAAAGAAGGTTTCTGTGTCAAGCAAGGGGCAGTG ATGAAGTCATGGAAAAGGAGATATTTTATTCTGGATGACCatggaatttcatactttaaaAATCAACAA GACAAAGATCCAATCAGAAGCATACCAATAAGGGATATATTTGATTGCAAGGAATCTTCGCAGGC GAATACAATGCTGAGAGACAATTTATTTGAAGTCATTACAATGAACAGGACATTTTATGTTCAG GCTGACAGTCCATCCGAGATGCAGAGTTGGATATCGTCAATTTGTGGAGCTATTATGGCAAGAAGAGCTAGCACAGCAACTAATACAAGG